The sequence below is a genomic window from Calditrichota bacterium.
ACGATGAAATTCCCTTCGGTCTATCTGATGGGACCGAAGGCTCACGCCGAGATCCTTTCCGTCGCATATGGCGGTAAAGGTCAGCACACCGAAGCTGGTTCGAAAGTAATCCATGCCGCGCCGCAAACCTCGTCGCATATTACCTCCAAGTCGATCAGCCAGCACGATGGACGGACCTCCTACCGCGGACTCGTCGAAGTGATGCCGGGCGCTCACGGTATAAAGACCAGCGTCGTCTGCGATGCATTACTGCTCGATAAGGACGCACGTTCCGACACCTATCCCTACAACGAAATCCACGAGGACGACGTTACCGCCGGGCATGAAGCGTCGGTCAGCAAGGTCTCGGATGAGCAACTTTTCTATTTGATGTCTCGTGG
It includes:
- a CDS encoding Fe-S cluster assembly protein SufB, with amino-acid sequence TMKFPSVYLMGPKAHAEILSVAYGGKGQHTEAGSKVIHAAPQTSSHITSKSISQHDGRTSYRGLVEVMPGAHGIKTSVVCDALLLDKDARSDTYPYNEIHEDDVTAGHEASVSKVSDEQLFYLMSRGIKREEALAMIVRGFIDPIVKELPMEYALEMNRLIQLQMEGSVG